One genomic window of Comamonas serinivorans includes the following:
- a CDS encoding acyclic terpene utilization AtuA family protein, which translates to MNKQSIRIGGASGFWGDSSVGAPQLVRHGDIDFLVFDYLAELTMSILASARMKKPELGYATDFVTVTMKSLMQEIAAKGIRVVSNAGGMNPHGCAAAIAALAQEQGLTLRIAVVEGDDVMPLVPQLREAGVRDMQKGQPLPARVVSANAYLGALPVKQALDAGADIVVTGRCVDSAVTLGVLMHAFGWSADDHDRLAQGSLAGHIIECGAQTTGGLHTDWEQVPDWANIGYPVVDCQADGRFTVGKPPGTGGLVSTATVGEQILYEIGDPAAYILPDVVCDFTQVRLTQLGPDQVEVQGARGRPPTDTYKVSATYVDGFRCNAQLTIVGVDAVKKAERTAEAILTRTRRLFAERGLGDYTRTHVDIVGAESLFGPHAQARGTREAVMRLAVMHPEKAALELFAREVAPAGTSWSPGTTGSGSGRATPSPSIRQYAFLLDKGALHPAVVLDGVRTEVAVPAGVPLAPSAETPATEPVPVQMPGETEAVPLITLAWGRSGDKGDTSNIGLIARRPEYLPLIRAQVTPDTVRQWLAHLVKGRVTRHDLPGFDAVNFVCEEALDGGGMASLRNDPLGKGMAQILLTMPVKVPKAWLT; encoded by the coding sequence ATGAACAAGCAATCCATCCGCATCGGCGGTGCCTCGGGCTTCTGGGGCGATTCCAGCGTGGGCGCGCCGCAGCTGGTGCGCCACGGCGACATCGACTTCCTGGTGTTCGACTACCTGGCCGAGTTGACCATGTCCATCCTGGCCTCGGCGCGCATGAAAAAGCCCGAGCTGGGCTACGCGACCGACTTCGTGACCGTGACCATGAAGTCGCTGATGCAGGAGATCGCCGCCAAGGGCATCCGCGTGGTCAGCAACGCGGGCGGCATGAACCCGCATGGCTGCGCGGCTGCGATTGCGGCCCTGGCGCAGGAGCAGGGCCTGACGCTGCGCATCGCCGTGGTCGAAGGCGATGACGTGATGCCGCTGGTGCCGCAGCTGCGCGAGGCCGGTGTGCGCGACATGCAAAAAGGCCAGCCGCTGCCGGCCCGGGTGGTGAGCGCGAACGCCTACCTGGGGGCCCTGCCGGTCAAGCAGGCGCTGGATGCGGGCGCCGACATCGTGGTCACGGGCCGCTGTGTCGATTCGGCCGTGACGCTGGGGGTGCTGATGCACGCCTTCGGCTGGTCGGCCGACGACCACGACCGGCTGGCGCAGGGCAGCCTGGCCGGCCACATCATCGAGTGCGGGGCCCAGACCACCGGTGGCCTGCACACCGATTGGGAGCAGGTGCCCGACTGGGCCAACATCGGCTACCCGGTGGTGGACTGCCAGGCCGATGGCCGCTTCACCGTGGGCAAGCCGCCGGGCACGGGCGGCCTGGTGAGCACGGCCACCGTGGGCGAGCAGATCCTCTACGAGATCGGCGACCCGGCGGCCTACATCCTGCCCGACGTGGTGTGCGATTTCACCCAGGTGCGGCTCACGCAGCTGGGGCCGGACCAGGTGGAGGTGCAGGGCGCCCGCGGCCGGCCGCCCACCGACACCTACAAGGTCAGCGCCACCTACGTCGACGGCTTTCGCTGCAACGCGCAGCTCACCATCGTGGGCGTGGACGCCGTGAAGAAGGCCGAGCGCACGGCCGAGGCCATCCTCACGCGCACGCGGCGGCTGTTTGCCGAACGTGGCTTGGGCGACTACACGCGCACGCACGTCGACATCGTGGGTGCCGAATCGCTGTTCGGCCCGCACGCCCAGGCGCGTGGCACCCGCGAGGCCGTCATGCGCCTGGCGGTGATGCACCCCGAGAAGGCGGCGCTGGAGCTGTTCGCGCGCGAGGTGGCGCCCGCCGGCACCAGCTGGTCGCCCGGCACCACGGGCTCGGGCAGCGGGCGCGCCACGCCGTCGCCCTCCATCCGGCAGTACGCCTTCCTGCTGGACAAGGGCGCGCTGCACCCGGCCGTGGTGCTGGACGGCGTGCGCACCGAAGTGGCGGTGCCCGCCGGCGTGCCGCTGGCCCCGTCGGCCGAGACGCCAGCCACCGAGCCGGTGCCGGTGCAGATGCCCGGCGAAACCGAGGCCGTGCCGCTCATCACGCTGGCCTGGGGCCGCAGTGGCGACAAGGGCGACACCTCGAACATCGGCCTCATCGCACGCCGGCCCGAGTACCTGCCGCTGATCCGCGCCCAGGTCACGCCCGACACCGTGCGCCAGTGGCTGGCGCATTTGGTCAAAGGGCGCGTCACCCGCCACGACCTGCCGGGCTTCGACGCCGTCAACTTCGTTTGCGAAGAGGCCCTGGATGGCGGCGGCATGGCGTCGCTGCGCAACGATCCGCTCGGCAAAGGCATGGCGCAGATCCTGTTGACCATGCCGGTGAAGGTGCCCAAGGCCTGGCTGACCTGA
- a CDS encoding enoyl-CoA hydratase/isomerase family protein, whose product MSDELLTELRGAVLHLTINRPERRNAMSPAVLQGLRDGIARASADAAIRAVVITGVGEQAFCAGADLATGKSFAFDYAQPYQGLAELLRTARHATVPLIARVNGACMAGGMGLMAMCDMAVASDKAIFGLPEVKVGVFPAQVLAVLQNLVPRRVLNELCLCGEPISAQDALQVGLINHVADDLDAKLDWLLARLLNKSPAAVRRGLYTLKTVEAMPFEQAMAFTESQIGLFALTNDAREGQLAFREKRAPNWTGS is encoded by the coding sequence ATGAGTGACGAGTTGCTGACCGAGCTGCGTGGCGCCGTGCTGCACCTGACCATCAACCGGCCCGAGCGCCGCAACGCCATGAGCCCCGCCGTGCTGCAGGGGCTGCGCGATGGCATCGCGCGCGCCAGCGCCGACGCCGCGATCCGGGCCGTGGTGATCACCGGTGTGGGCGAGCAGGCGTTCTGCGCTGGCGCCGACCTCGCCACGGGCAAGTCGTTCGCGTTCGACTATGCCCAACCCTACCAGGGGCTGGCCGAGCTGCTGCGCACGGCGCGCCATGCCACCGTGCCGCTGATCGCGCGCGTGAACGGCGCCTGCATGGCCGGGGGCATGGGGCTGATGGCCATGTGCGACATGGCGGTGGCCAGCGACAAGGCCATCTTCGGCCTGCCCGAGGTGAAGGTGGGCGTGTTCCCGGCCCAGGTGCTGGCGGTGCTGCAGAACCTGGTGCCGCGCCGCGTGCTGAACGAGCTGTGCCTGTGCGGCGAGCCCATCAGCGCGCAGGACGCGCTGCAGGTCGGCCTGATCAACCACGTGGCCGACGACCTGGACGCCAAGCTCGATTGGCTGCTGGCGCGGCTGCTGAACAAATCGCCCGCGGCCGTGCGCCGGGGCCTGTACACGCTCAAGACCGTCGAGGCCATGCCGTTCGAGCAGGCCATGGCCTTCACCGAGAGCCAGATCGGCCTGTTCGCGCTGACGAACGACGCCCGGGAGGGCCAGCTGGCATTCCGCGAAAAGCGCGCCCCGAACTGGACCGGCAGCTGA
- a CDS encoding acetyl/propionyl/methylcrotonyl-CoA carboxylase subunit alpha has protein sequence MKRILIANRGEIARRVIRTAHAMGLDTVAVFSDPDAGALHVREARAAHALGGATSAESYLRVDKLLAAARATGADAIHPGYGFLSENADFAQAVLDAGLTWIGPPPAAIRALGSKAGAKALARQSQVPCLPGYDGDDQDDDLLAREAERIGWPVMIKAVAGGGGRGMRLVTQAGEFAAALRSARSEALAGFGDDRVLIERAVLNPRHVEVQVFADAQGHAIHLGERDCSVQRRHQKIIEEAPSPAVQAELRARMGECAVALAQAAGYVGAGTVEFLLEGEGDAACFYLMEMNTRLQVEHPVTEALLGQDLVAWQIRVARGEPLPWTQAEVPDLRTRGHAIEVRLCAEDEQFAPRTGTVRALHWPAAASFALPPDAPGLPVGSGCALRIDSGLEQGTEVTPHYDAMLAKLIVHAPTRAQAIDALCAALRETRVLGLHTNRAFLAACLDHPTFRAGEALVPFLQTAAAGLREQLQAHEQAALPVAAAALVGQGGVTRLPCAYPRPLRLRHRDATHALSGRVDRDGAICLERPAPADEATADATRWRFMPLSAGMQPLSMKHKMPEADTHGWSCQASDGMRHVWAQRVATDRWQLQTDTGAELWLDDLSLQPARQGGAGNAGTELRAPFNGRVIRVDAVPGATLVAGAVAVVIESMKLEHALTLPAEAMVAEVLVEVGQQVSPGQMLLRFGVEAPQPAA, from the coding sequence ATGAAACGCATCCTGATCGCCAACCGCGGCGAAATCGCGCGCCGCGTGATCCGCACCGCGCACGCCATGGGGCTGGACACCGTGGCGGTGTTTTCCGACCCCGACGCGGGTGCGCTGCACGTGCGCGAAGCCCGTGCCGCGCATGCGCTGGGCGGAGCCACGTCGGCCGAGAGCTACCTGCGCGTCGACAAGCTGCTGGCGGCGGCGCGGGCCACGGGGGCGGATGCCATCCACCCCGGCTATGGCTTCCTGAGCGAGAACGCCGACTTCGCCCAGGCCGTGCTGGATGCCGGGCTGACCTGGATCGGCCCGCCGCCCGCGGCGATTCGCGCCCTGGGCAGCAAGGCCGGCGCCAAGGCCCTGGCGCGCCAGAGCCAGGTGCCCTGCCTGCCGGGGTATGACGGCGACGACCAGGACGACGACCTGCTGGCGCGCGAGGCCGAGCGCATTGGCTGGCCCGTGATGATCAAGGCCGTGGCCGGCGGCGGCGGGCGCGGCATGCGCCTGGTCACCCAGGCGGGCGAATTCGCGGCGGCCTTGCGCAGCGCCCGGTCCGAAGCCCTGGCGGGCTTTGGCGACGACCGCGTGCTGATCGAGCGCGCTGTGCTCAACCCGCGCCACGTCGAGGTGCAGGTGTTCGCGGATGCGCAGGGTCATGCCATCCACCTGGGCGAACGCGACTGCTCGGTGCAGCGCCGGCACCAGAAGATCATCGAGGAGGCCCCCAGCCCGGCCGTGCAGGCCGAGCTGCGCGCCCGCATGGGCGAGTGCGCCGTGGCGCTGGCGCAGGCGGCCGGTTATGTGGGCGCCGGCACGGTGGAGTTCCTGCTGGAAGGGGAGGGCGACGCGGCCTGCTTTTACCTGATGGAGATGAACACGCGCCTGCAGGTCGAGCACCCCGTGACCGAGGCCTTGCTGGGCCAGGACCTGGTGGCCTGGCAGATTCGCGTTGCGCGTGGCGAGCCGCTGCCCTGGACCCAGGCCGAGGTGCCGGACCTCCGCACGCGCGGCCACGCCATCGAGGTGCGGCTGTGCGCCGAAGACGAGCAGTTTGCGCCGCGCACCGGCACCGTGCGGGCGTTGCACTGGCCCGCCGCCGCGTCGTTTGCGCTGCCGCCCGACGCGCCCGGCCTGCCGGTCGGCAGCGGCTGTGCGCTGCGCATCGACTCGGGCCTGGAACAGGGCACCGAGGTGACCCCGCACTACGACGCCATGCTGGCCAAGCTCATCGTGCACGCGCCCACGCGCGCCCAGGCCATCGACGCGCTGTGCGCCGCCCTGCGCGAGACCCGCGTGCTGGGCCTGCACACCAACCGGGCCTTCCTGGCTGCCTGCCTGGACCACCCCACGTTTCGCGCCGGCGAGGCCCTGGTGCCGTTTTTGCAGACGGCGGCGGCGGGTCTGCGCGAGCAGCTGCAGGCCCATGAGCAGGCGGCCTTGCCAGTCGCCGCGGCTGCGCTGGTGGGGCAGGGCGGCGTCACCCGCTTGCCGTGCGCCTACCCCCGGCCGCTGCGCCTGCGCCACCGCGATGCCACGCATGCGCTGAGCGGGCGCGTCGACCGGGACGGCGCCATCTGCCTCGAACGGCCAGCCCCGGCCGACGAAGCCACGGCCGACGCCACACGCTGGCGGTTCATGCCGTTGTCAGCGGGTATGCAGCCGCTGTCGATGAAACACAAAATGCCAGAGGCTGATACCCATGGCTGGTCGTGCCAGGCGAGCGACGGCATGCGGCATGTGTGGGCACAGCGTGTGGCCACCGACCGGTGGCAGCTGCAGACCGACACCGGCGCCGAGCTGTGGCTGGACGACCTCAGCCTGCAGCCGGCCCGGCAAGGCGGCGCGGGCAATGCCGGCACCGAATTGCGTGCGCCGTTCAACGGCCGTGTGATCCGCGTCGATGCAGTGCCCGGCGCCACGCTGGTGGCGGGCGCGGTGGCCGTGGTCATCGAATCCATGAAGCTCGAACATGCGCTGACCCTGCCGGCCGAGGCGATGGTGGCCGAGGTGCTGGTCGAGGTTGGCCAGCAGGTCAGCCCGGGTCAGATGCTGCTGCGCTTTGGCGTCGAGGCGCCGCAACCCGCGGCCTGA
- a CDS encoding acyl-CoA dehydrogenase family protein — translation MQWTHEHQEIQRSLKRYIEAEINPHVDEWEEAGIFPAHQVFKGLGNLGLLGLTKPVEFGGAGLDYSYAVAMAETLHNIPCGGIPMAIGVQTDMCTPALARFGSDELRREFLAPAVRGDMVGCIGVSEPGAGSDVSSVRTFARKDGDDYVINGEKMWITNSLQADWMCMLANTGEPVNGNKHHNKSLIMVRLRENGKLVPGITVNKIRKIGMNSSDTGHLFFDNVRVPQRNRIGDEGKGFIYQMQQFQEERLFAAASNSGGLRKLIDLTIEYAQQREMFGQRLADMQWFQFKMGELATEVECLRALLYRATEMYVSGQDVHELATMCKLKSGRMSRQVSDTCLQFWGGMGFTWDNRVSRFYRDGRLGSIGGGADEVMLGILAKLMGMAKTKRD, via the coding sequence ATGCAGTGGACGCACGAACACCAGGAAATCCAGCGCAGCCTCAAGCGCTACATCGAAGCCGAGATCAACCCGCACGTGGACGAGTGGGAAGAGGCCGGCATCTTTCCCGCGCACCAGGTCTTCAAGGGCCTGGGCAACCTGGGCCTGCTGGGCCTGACCAAGCCCGTTGAGTTCGGCGGCGCCGGCCTCGATTACTCGTACGCCGTGGCCATGGCCGAAACCCTGCACAACATCCCGTGCGGCGGCATCCCCATGGCGATTGGCGTGCAGACCGACATGTGCACGCCGGCGCTGGCGCGCTTCGGCTCGGACGAGCTGCGCCGCGAGTTCCTGGCGCCGGCTGTTCGCGGCGACATGGTGGGCTGCATCGGGGTGAGCGAACCCGGTGCCGGCTCGGACGTGTCGTCGGTGCGCACCTTCGCGCGCAAGGACGGCGACGACTACGTCATCAACGGCGAGAAGATGTGGATCACCAACAGCCTGCAGGCCGACTGGATGTGCATGCTGGCCAACACGGGCGAGCCCGTGAACGGCAACAAGCACCACAACAAGAGCCTGATCATGGTGCGCCTGCGCGAGAACGGCAAGCTCGTGCCCGGCATCACGGTGAACAAGATCCGCAAGATCGGCATGAACTCCAGCGACACCGGCCACCTGTTTTTCGACAACGTGCGCGTGCCGCAGCGCAACCGCATCGGCGACGAAGGCAAGGGCTTCATCTACCAGATGCAGCAGTTCCAGGAAGAGCGCCTGTTCGCCGCCGCCAGCAACTCGGGCGGCCTGCGCAAGCTCATCGACCTCACCATCGAGTACGCCCAGCAGCGCGAGATGTTCGGCCAGCGCCTGGCCGACATGCAGTGGTTCCAGTTCAAGATGGGCGAGCTGGCGACCGAGGTGGAGTGCCTGCGCGCGCTGCTGTACCGGGCGACCGAGATGTACGTGAGCGGCCAGGACGTGCACGAGCTGGCCACCATGTGCAAGCTGAAATCGGGCCGCATGAGCCGCCAAGTGTCCGACACCTGCCTGCAGTTCTGGGGTGGCATGGGCTTCACCTGGGACAACCGCGTCTCGCGCTTTTACCGCGACGGCCGCCTGGGCTCGATCGGGGGCGGCGCCGACGAGGTCATGCTGGGCATCCTGGCCAAGCTGATGGGCATGGCGAAAACCAAGCGCGACTGA